Proteins co-encoded in one Setaria viridis chromosome 9, Setaria_viridis_v4.0, whole genome shotgun sequence genomic window:
- the LOC117839226 gene encoding protein TPR3 isoform X1, which yields MSSLSRELVFLILQFLDEEKFKETVHKLEQESGFYFNMKYFEDEVINGNWDEVERYLGGFTKVDDNRYSMKIFFEIRKQKYLEALDKHDRSKAVEILVKDLKVFASFNEELFKEITQLLTLENFRENEQLSKYGDTKSARAIMLVELKKLIEANPLFRDKLQFPNLKNSRLRTLINQSLNWQHQLCKNPRPNPDIKTLFVDHSCGQPNGARAPSPANNPLLGSIPKPGGFPPLGAHGPFQPAPTPVPPLAGWMSNPPAVTHPAVSGGAIGFGTPTNPAALLKHPRTPTTANPSMDYPSGDSDHVSKRSRPVGMAEEQVNLPVNMLPVTYPQSHNYQQEDFHKTVARTLNQGSAPMSMDFHPLQQTLLLVGTNVGDIGLWDVGTKDRLALRNFKVWELGKCSMTLQASLVKDPAVSVNRIIWSPDGTLFGVAYSRHIVQIYSYNGGDDIRQHLEIDAHVGGVNDIAFAHPNKQLCIITCGDDKTIKVWEATSGAKQFSFEGHEAPVYSVCPHYKENIQFIFSTALDGKIKAWLYDNLGSRVDYDAPGHWCTTMAYSADGSRLFSCGTSKEGESHLVEWNESEGAVKRTYQGFRKRSMGVVQFDTTRNRFLAAGDEFMVKIWDMDNTGLLTTIDADGGLPASPRIRFNKEGTLLAVSTLDNGVKILANADGLRLLRTLENRSFDASRNATETVTKPLINPLTAAANAAAASSSGTPAPAAITAMNGDTRGLVDVKPRITDESLDKSKVWKLMEITESTQCRSIKLADNMRASKISRLIYTNSGVAILALTASAVHLLWKWPRSDRNSSGKATASVSPQLWQPPSGIFMTNDMTDNNPEDAVHCFALSKNDSYVMSASGGKISLFNMMTFKTMTTFMPPPPAATFLAFHPQDNNIIAIGMDDSTIQIYNVRIDEVKSKLRGHSKRITGLAFSNVLNVLVSSGADAQLCVWNTDGWEKQKNRFLQIPSGRPSNILDTRVQFHQDQMHFLVVHETQIAIYETTKLEPVKQWPVRENSPPITHATFSCDSQLIYASFMDATVGIFNASSLRLQCRILPASYLPPSISSSVHPVVVAAHPSEASQFALGLTDGGVYVLEPLESERKWGNPPPAENGSTSNLSTPPPNGASSSDQPER from the exons atgTCGTCGCTCAGCCGGGAGCTGGTCTTTCTCATCCTGCAGTTCCTCGATGAGGAGAAGTTCAAAGAGACTGTCCACAA GCTCGAGCAGGAGTCCGGGTTCTACTTCAACATGAAGTACTTTGAGGATGAGGTCATCAATGGCAATTGGGATGAGGTGGAGCGCTACCTTGGTGGCTTCACCAAGGTCGATGACAACCGCTACTCGATGAAGATATTCTTTGAGATCCGCAAGCAGAAGTATCTCGAGGCTCTTGATAA GCATGATCGGTCCAAGGCTGTTGAAATCTTGGTCAAGGACTTGAAGGTCTTTGCATCCTTCAATGAGGAGCTTTTTAAGGAGATCACGCAGCTTCTGACCTTGGAGAACTTCAG GGAAAATGAGCAGCTCTCCAAGTACGGTGATACAAAGTCTGCAAGAGCGATAATGCTTGTTGAGCTGAAGAAGCTGATTGAAGCTAATCCCTTATTTCGCGACAAGCTACAGTTTCCCAACCTTAAGAATTCTAGGTTGCGGACACTTATCAACCAGAG CTTGAACTGGCAGCATCAGCTTTGCAAAAATCCTAGGCCTAATCCTGATATCAAGACTCTTTTTGTTGATCACTCATGTGGACAACCAAATGGTGCACGTGCTCCATCACCAGCAAACAATCCGTTGCTTGGATCTATACCCAAACCAGGAGGTTTCCCTCCATTGGGTGCTCATGGA CCTTTTCAACCTGCGCCAACACCGGTCCCACCGCTGGCTGGGTGGATGTCAAACCCTCCAGCAGTAACACACCCTGCCGTGTCTGGTGGTGCTATTGGATTTGGTACTCCTACGAATCCCG CCGCTTTATTGAAGCATCCTAGGACGCCCACAACAGCTAATCCTAGTATGGATTATCCATCAGGAGATTCTGATCACGTCTCAAAGAGATCTAGACCAGTTGGCATGGCTGAGGAG CAGGTGAATCTTCCTGTGAACATGTTGCCTGTGACTTACCCGCAGAGCCATAATTACCAACAAGAAGATTTCCATAAAACTGTGGCACGGACCTTGAACCAAGGATCAGCCCCGATGAGCATGGATTTCCATCCACTTCAGCAAACTCTTCTTCTTG TTGGTACCAATGTTGGTGACATAGGATTATGGGATGTTGGTACAAAAGATAGACTAGCATTAAGAAACTTCAAAGTTTGGGAGCTTGGAAAATGTTCGATGACCCTCCAG GCATCGCTCGTTAAGGATCCTGCTGTGTCTGTTAATCGCATAATATGGAGTCCTGATGGAACCTTGTTTG GTGTTGCTTATTCAAGGCATATTGTACAGATTTATTCCTATAACGGTGGCGATGATATTAGGCAACACTTGGAG ATTGATGCACATGTTGGTGGTGTAAATGACATTGCATTTGCTCATCCAAATAAGCAGCTATGTATAATTACTTGTGGAGATGATAAGACAATTAAG GTATGGGAGGCCACTAGTGGAGCAAAGCAATTTTCCTTTGAAGGACATGAAGCTCCTGTTTATTCAGTTTGTCCGCATTACAAGGAAAATATTCAG TTCATCTTCTCAACTGCTTTAGATGGAAAGATCAAGGCGTGGCTATATGATAATTTGGGATCTAGAGTTGACTATGACGCACCAGGTCACTGGTGCACTACAATGGCATATAGCGCAGATGGTTCAAG GCTATTTTCTTGTGGCACTAGCAAGGAGGGTGAATCACATCTAGTAGAATGGAATGAAAGTGAAGGAGCTGTGAAGAGAACATATCAGGGATTCCGTAAGCGATCCATGGGTGTCGTGCAATTCGATACCACCCGAAACAGGTTTTTGGCTGCTGGAGATGAATTCATGGTTAAGATATGGGACATGGACAACACAGGTCTTTTGACCACTATTGATGCTGATGGTGGCTTACCT GCAAGTCCACGGATACGCTTCAACAAGGAGGGGACTCTGTTGGCTGTTTCTACTCTTGACAATGGTGTCAAGATCTTAGCAAACGCTGATGGACTTCGGTTATTGCGCACGTTGGAAAATCGTTCTTTTGACGCTTCCCGTAATGCAACTGAGACTGTAACAAAG CCTCTAATAAATCCATTGACTGCTGCGGCAAATGCAGCTGCAGCAAGCAGTTCAGGAActcctgctccagcagctataactGCAATG AATGGTGATACCAGAGGTTTGGTTGACGTAAAACCTAGAATTACTGATGAGTCATTGGACAAGTCAAAGGTATGGAAACTTATGGAGATAACTGAGTCAACTCAGTGCAGATCAATTAAACTGGCGGATAACATGAGAGCAAGCAAG ATTTCAAGACTGATTTACACAAATTCTGGTGTTGCTATTTTGGCTCTAACCGCAAGCGCTGTTCATCTACTCTGGAAATGGCCACGCAGTGATCGGAATTCATCTGGCAAG GCCACCGCGAGTGTGTCTCCTCAACTATGGCAACCTCCGAGTGGCATCTTTATGACCAATGACATGACTGACAATAATCCTGAAGATGCTGTTCACTGCTTTGCTTTGTCAAAGAATGATTCATATGTCATGTCTGCTTCTGGAGGAAAAATCTCTCTATTCAACATGATGACTTTCAAG ACTATGACGACATTtatgcctccaccgccggcggcaACTTTTCTTGCATTTCACCCTCAAGATAACAATATAATTGCAATTGGAATGGATGATTCGACCATCCAAATCTACAATGTCCGAATTGATGAG GTCAAAAGCAAGCTTAGAGGTCACTCTAAGAGAATCACAGGTCTTGCCTTTTCGAATGTGCTAAATGTGTTGGTCTCTTCTGGAGCTGACGCACAG TTGTGTGTTTGGAACACGGATGGATGGGAGAAGCAAAAGAACAGATTTTTGCAGATACCATCAGGTCGCCCATCCAACATACTAGACACTCGGGTTCAGTTCCACCAAGACCAAATGCACTTTCTTGTTGTGCACGAAACTCAGATTGCCATTTATGAAACCACAAAGCTAGAACCGGTGAAGCAG TGGCCTGTTCGAGAGAATTCACCTCCAATAACACATGCCACATTCTCGTGTGATAGTCAACTGATCTATGCAAGCTTTATGGATGCtactgttggtatatttaatgcATCGAGTTTGAGACTCCAATGCCGCATTCTTCCAGCTTCATATCTTCCTCCAAGTATCAG TTCAAGTGTTCATCCTGTTGTGGTTGCGGCACACCCTTCGGAAGCAAGCCAGTTTGCTCTAGGATTGACAGATGGTGGTGTTTATGTATTGGAACCTTTGGAATCTGAGAGAAAATGGGGAAATCCTCCACCAGCGGAGAATGGGTCAACAAGCAACTTGTCCACACCACCTCCTAATGGTGCTTCAAGTTCAGATCAACCAGAAAGATAA